A genome region from Chelonia mydas isolate rCheMyd1 chromosome 24, rCheMyd1.pri.v2, whole genome shotgun sequence includes the following:
- the LOC102940399 gene encoding Fc receptor-like protein 3 isoform X1, with protein sequence MLGRAELLVLALGLAATAQKATLTLNPPWSTVFRGQSVTLTCSTSRSPGRSFSWYHNDKSFRNTVKNSFRIEKTKMSDAGRYQCKAPGSGQSDPVLLTISEKWLILQAPYYAVFEGDPLHLRCYGWKGAKVSGIKYYRNETFVTPPYVNSELSIKQARTSDSGKYHCTGSMKTILMITEEISPAVFISVQELFSSPVLRAAGSGDPTEGSPVTLRCVTELNPQKSDTLLQRFFYKDSRDLGGSRSSIDYHIPVAGLQDSGYYHCVVRTVTSSVWKWSPKLKIAVKRIPVSRVSMEVQPLGGQVMEGERLVLNCSVSLGTGPITFSWHRKGSSQALRTETQVSQRLVYEIPAATETDTGEYYCMASNGNAPAPSPGVKVAVKVPVSLPRLTVSAASAWAAIGDVVEIRCESPRGSAPILYRFHHEGAVLGNRMVNSQGPGSLALNVTSERDSGTYFCEADNGMASGPQRSASFHLSVLVPVSGATIAADRMGPEVMAGESLNLSCSVESGTAPLFKWLHNAEELAAVSGLGQPTAVGHTLHFGSVQLGHGGNYQCIASNQLSPQRVFQAPSEILAITVKEHASPRVAVPVTVSFLFLMGVTAALVFYFKCWKKAEGMVFSAPERDTRLPAQHEPPGQGLPPLGSLGLHAEEPSYGNVCPLKPESGDVEYTVVNIKKRSVDKPKGTLPRDNEEYCVSYSVLADPKPTWESAAGVRSPQGGSLPANDIYENVPHL encoded by the exons ATGCTGGGGAGGGCAGAGCTGCTTGTGCTGG CCCTTGGCCTAGCTG CGACTGCACAAAAGGCCACGCTGACCCTTAACCCTCCATGGAGCACAGTGTTTAGGGGGCAGAGCGTTACTCTGACGTGCAGCACATCCCGCTCTCCTGGACGGAGTTTCTCATGGTATCACAACGACAAGTCATTCAGAAACACAGTAAAAAACAGCTTCAGAATTGAAAAGACAAAGATGAGTGATGCAGGTAGATACCAGTGCAAGGCTCCTGGCTCCGGGCAAAGCGACCCCGTTCTGCTGACCATTTCTGAAA AGTGGCTGATTCTCCAGGCCCCTTACTATGCTGTGTTCGAAGGGGACCCACTGCACCTGAGGTGCTACGGATGGAAGGGAGCAAAGGTATCTGGgataaaatattacagaaacGAAACATTCGTTACTCCACCCTATGTGAACTCAGAGCTGTCCATCAAACAAGCAAGGACAAGTGACAGTGGCAAATATCACTGCACAGGATCAATGAAAACTATATTAATGATTACTGAAGAAATTTCTCCTGCGGTGTTTATTTCTGTCCAAG AGTTGTTTTCGTCTCCAGTGCTGAGGGCAGCAGGCTCAGGTGACCCCACAGAAGGAAGCCCGGTGACCCTGAGGTGTGTCACAGAGCTCAACCCCCAGAAATCGGACACATTGCTTCAGAGATTCTTCTACAAAGACAGCAGGGACTTGGGAGGATCTAGGAGCTCCATTGACTACCACATCCCAGTGGCAGGGCTACAGGACTCAGGATATTACCATTGTGTGGTGCGGACGGTGACCTCAAGTGTATGGAAATGGAGTCCCAAGTTAAAGATTGCTGTTAAAC GAATCCCAGTGTCCCGAGTCTCCATGGAGGTCCAGCCCCTCGGGGGGCAGGTGATGGAAGGGGAGAGGCTGGTGCTGAACTGCTCTGTGTCTCTGGGCACGGGGCCAATCACCTTCTCCTGGCACCGGAAGGGCTCCAGTCAGGCTCTGAGGACAGAGACTCAGGTCTCACAGAGGCTTGTCTATGAGATTCCTGCAGCCACGGAGACCGACACGGGGGAGTATTACTGCATGGCCTCCAACGGCAATGCCCCAGCACCAAGCCCAGGGGTGAAAGTTGCTGTGAAGG TTCCAGTGTCCCTGCCTCGCCTGACTGTCAGCGCGGCCAGCGCCTGGGCCGCCATCGGGGACGTGGTGGAGATCCGGTGCGAGTCACCCCGCGGCTCGGCCCCCATCCTCTATCGGTTTCATCACGAGGGGGCTGTTCTGGGGAACAGGATGGTCAATTCCCAGGGGCCGGGATCCCTCGCTCTGAATGTGACGTCTGAGCGGGATTCTGGGACCTACTTCTGCGAGGCTGATAATGGCATGGCCAGTGGCCCCCAGCGCAGCGCCTCCTTCCACCTCTCTGTGCTCG TGCCCGTGTCCGGGGCCACCATCGCCGCGGATCGCATGGGGCCAGAGGTCATGGCTGGAGAAAGCCTGAATCTCAGCTGCTCGGTGGAGTCCGGCACCGCCCCCCTGTTCAAGTGGCTTCACAATgctgaggagctggctgcagTCTCGGGGCTTGGCCAGCCCACGGCTGTGGGGCACACGCTGCATTTCGGGTCTGTACAGCTGGGCCATGGAGGGAATTACCAGTGCATTGCCAGCAACCAGCTCAGCCCCCAGAGAGTCTTCCAGGCCCCCAGCGAGATCCTGGCCATCACCGTGAAAG AGCACGCAAGCCCCCGGGTGGCTGTGCCTGTGACTGTCTCCTTCCTGTTCCTGATGGGTGTCACTGCGGCTCTGGTGTTCTACTTCAAGTGCTGGAAGAAAGCAG AAGGAATGGTTTTCAGTGCCCCGGAGAG GGACACACGGCTCCCAGCCCAGCATGAACCCCCTGGCCAGGGGCTTCCTCCACTGGGGAGCTTGGGCCTCCATGCTGAGGAGCCATCTTACGGCAATG TGTGTCCCCTGAAGCCGGAGAGTGGAGATGTGGAGTATACAGTTGTCAACATCAAGAAAAGAAGTGTGG ATAAACCCAAGGGAACTCTGCCAAGGGACAAC GAGGAATACTGTGTCAGCTACTCTGTGCTTGCGGACCCCAAGCCCACCTGGGAGTCAGCCGCAGGAGTGAGGTCTCCACAAGGGGGATCCCTACCCGCCAATgacatttatgaaaatgttccCCACCTGTGA
- the LOC102940399 gene encoding Fc receptor-like protein 2 isoform X3 — translation MLGRAELLVLALGLAEWLILQAPYYAVFEGDPLHLRCYGWKGAKVSGIKYYRNETFVTPPYVNSELSIKQARTSDSGKYHCTGSMKTILMITEEISPAVFISVQELFSSPVLRAAGSGDPTEGSPVTLRCVTELNPQKSDTLLQRFFYKDSRDLGGSRSSIDYHIPVAGLQDSGYYHCVVRTVTSSVWKWSPKLKIAVKRIPVSRVSMEVQPLGGQVMEGERLVLNCSVSLGTGPITFSWHRKGSSQALRTETQVSQRLVYEIPAATETDTGEYYCMASNGNAPAPSPGVKVAVKVPVSLPRLTVSAASAWAAIGDVVEIRCESPRGSAPILYRFHHEGAVLGNRMVNSQGPGSLALNVTSERDSGTYFCEADNGMASGPQRSASFHLSVLVPVSGATIAADRMGPEVMAGESLNLSCSVESGTAPLFKWLHNAEELAAVSGLGQPTAVGHTLHFGSVQLGHGGNYQCIASNQLSPQRVFQAPSEILAITVKEHASPRVAVPVTVSFLFLMGVTAALVFYFKCWKKAEGMVFSAPERDTRLPAQHEPPGQGLPPLGSLGLHAEEPSYGNVCPLKPESGDVEYTVVNIKKRSVDKPKGTLPRDNEEYCVSYSVLADPKPTWESAAGVRSPQGGSLPANDIYENVPHL, via the exons ATGCTGGGGAGGGCAGAGCTGCTTGTGCTGG CCCTTGGCCTAGCTG AGTGGCTGATTCTCCAGGCCCCTTACTATGCTGTGTTCGAAGGGGACCCACTGCACCTGAGGTGCTACGGATGGAAGGGAGCAAAGGTATCTGGgataaaatattacagaaacGAAACATTCGTTACTCCACCCTATGTGAACTCAGAGCTGTCCATCAAACAAGCAAGGACAAGTGACAGTGGCAAATATCACTGCACAGGATCAATGAAAACTATATTAATGATTACTGAAGAAATTTCTCCTGCGGTGTTTATTTCTGTCCAAG AGTTGTTTTCGTCTCCAGTGCTGAGGGCAGCAGGCTCAGGTGACCCCACAGAAGGAAGCCCGGTGACCCTGAGGTGTGTCACAGAGCTCAACCCCCAGAAATCGGACACATTGCTTCAGAGATTCTTCTACAAAGACAGCAGGGACTTGGGAGGATCTAGGAGCTCCATTGACTACCACATCCCAGTGGCAGGGCTACAGGACTCAGGATATTACCATTGTGTGGTGCGGACGGTGACCTCAAGTGTATGGAAATGGAGTCCCAAGTTAAAGATTGCTGTTAAAC GAATCCCAGTGTCCCGAGTCTCCATGGAGGTCCAGCCCCTCGGGGGGCAGGTGATGGAAGGGGAGAGGCTGGTGCTGAACTGCTCTGTGTCTCTGGGCACGGGGCCAATCACCTTCTCCTGGCACCGGAAGGGCTCCAGTCAGGCTCTGAGGACAGAGACTCAGGTCTCACAGAGGCTTGTCTATGAGATTCCTGCAGCCACGGAGACCGACACGGGGGAGTATTACTGCATGGCCTCCAACGGCAATGCCCCAGCACCAAGCCCAGGGGTGAAAGTTGCTGTGAAGG TTCCAGTGTCCCTGCCTCGCCTGACTGTCAGCGCGGCCAGCGCCTGGGCCGCCATCGGGGACGTGGTGGAGATCCGGTGCGAGTCACCCCGCGGCTCGGCCCCCATCCTCTATCGGTTTCATCACGAGGGGGCTGTTCTGGGGAACAGGATGGTCAATTCCCAGGGGCCGGGATCCCTCGCTCTGAATGTGACGTCTGAGCGGGATTCTGGGACCTACTTCTGCGAGGCTGATAATGGCATGGCCAGTGGCCCCCAGCGCAGCGCCTCCTTCCACCTCTCTGTGCTCG TGCCCGTGTCCGGGGCCACCATCGCCGCGGATCGCATGGGGCCAGAGGTCATGGCTGGAGAAAGCCTGAATCTCAGCTGCTCGGTGGAGTCCGGCACCGCCCCCCTGTTCAAGTGGCTTCACAATgctgaggagctggctgcagTCTCGGGGCTTGGCCAGCCCACGGCTGTGGGGCACACGCTGCATTTCGGGTCTGTACAGCTGGGCCATGGAGGGAATTACCAGTGCATTGCCAGCAACCAGCTCAGCCCCCAGAGAGTCTTCCAGGCCCCCAGCGAGATCCTGGCCATCACCGTGAAAG AGCACGCAAGCCCCCGGGTGGCTGTGCCTGTGACTGTCTCCTTCCTGTTCCTGATGGGTGTCACTGCGGCTCTGGTGTTCTACTTCAAGTGCTGGAAGAAAGCAG AAGGAATGGTTTTCAGTGCCCCGGAGAG GGACACACGGCTCCCAGCCCAGCATGAACCCCCTGGCCAGGGGCTTCCTCCACTGGGGAGCTTGGGCCTCCATGCTGAGGAGCCATCTTACGGCAATG TGTGTCCCCTGAAGCCGGAGAGTGGAGATGTGGAGTATACAGTTGTCAACATCAAGAAAAGAAGTGTGG ATAAACCCAAGGGAACTCTGCCAAGGGACAAC GAGGAATACTGTGTCAGCTACTCTGTGCTTGCGGACCCCAAGCCCACCTGGGAGTCAGCCGCAGGAGTGAGGTCTCCACAAGGGGGATCCCTACCCGCCAATgacatttatgaaaatgttccCCACCTGTGA
- the LOC102940399 gene encoding Fc receptor-like protein 2 isoform X2, with amino-acid sequence MLGRAELLVLALGLAATAQKATLTLNPPWSTVFRGQSVTLTCSTSRSPGRSFSWYHNDKSFRNTVKNSFRIEKTKMSDAEWLILQAPYYAVFEGDPLHLRCYGWKGAKVSGIKYYRNETFVTPPYVNSELSIKQARTSDSGKYHCTGSMKTILMITEEISPAVFISVQELFSSPVLRAAGSGDPTEGSPVTLRCVTELNPQKSDTLLQRFFYKDSRDLGGSRSSIDYHIPVAGLQDSGYYHCVVRTVTSSVWKWSPKLKIAVKRIPVSRVSMEVQPLGGQVMEGERLVLNCSVSLGTGPITFSWHRKGSSQALRTETQVSQRLVYEIPAATETDTGEYYCMASNGNAPAPSPGVKVAVKVPVSLPRLTVSAASAWAAIGDVVEIRCESPRGSAPILYRFHHEGAVLGNRMVNSQGPGSLALNVTSERDSGTYFCEADNGMASGPQRSASFHLSVLVPVSGATIAADRMGPEVMAGESLNLSCSVESGTAPLFKWLHNAEELAAVSGLGQPTAVGHTLHFGSVQLGHGGNYQCIASNQLSPQRVFQAPSEILAITVKEHASPRVAVPVTVSFLFLMGVTAALVFYFKCWKKAEGMVFSAPERDTRLPAQHEPPGQGLPPLGSLGLHAEEPSYGNVCPLKPESGDVEYTVVNIKKRSVDKPKGTLPRDNEEYCVSYSVLADPKPTWESAAGVRSPQGGSLPANDIYENVPHL; translated from the exons ATGCTGGGGAGGGCAGAGCTGCTTGTGCTGG CCCTTGGCCTAGCTG CGACTGCACAAAAGGCCACGCTGACCCTTAACCCTCCATGGAGCACAGTGTTTAGGGGGCAGAGCGTTACTCTGACGTGCAGCACATCCCGCTCTCCTGGACGGAGTTTCTCATGGTATCACAACGACAAGTCATTCAGAAACACAGTAAAAAACAGCTTCAGAATTGAAAAGACAAAGATGAGTGATGCAG AGTGGCTGATTCTCCAGGCCCCTTACTATGCTGTGTTCGAAGGGGACCCACTGCACCTGAGGTGCTACGGATGGAAGGGAGCAAAGGTATCTGGgataaaatattacagaaacGAAACATTCGTTACTCCACCCTATGTGAACTCAGAGCTGTCCATCAAACAAGCAAGGACAAGTGACAGTGGCAAATATCACTGCACAGGATCAATGAAAACTATATTAATGATTACTGAAGAAATTTCTCCTGCGGTGTTTATTTCTGTCCAAG AGTTGTTTTCGTCTCCAGTGCTGAGGGCAGCAGGCTCAGGTGACCCCACAGAAGGAAGCCCGGTGACCCTGAGGTGTGTCACAGAGCTCAACCCCCAGAAATCGGACACATTGCTTCAGAGATTCTTCTACAAAGACAGCAGGGACTTGGGAGGATCTAGGAGCTCCATTGACTACCACATCCCAGTGGCAGGGCTACAGGACTCAGGATATTACCATTGTGTGGTGCGGACGGTGACCTCAAGTGTATGGAAATGGAGTCCCAAGTTAAAGATTGCTGTTAAAC GAATCCCAGTGTCCCGAGTCTCCATGGAGGTCCAGCCCCTCGGGGGGCAGGTGATGGAAGGGGAGAGGCTGGTGCTGAACTGCTCTGTGTCTCTGGGCACGGGGCCAATCACCTTCTCCTGGCACCGGAAGGGCTCCAGTCAGGCTCTGAGGACAGAGACTCAGGTCTCACAGAGGCTTGTCTATGAGATTCCTGCAGCCACGGAGACCGACACGGGGGAGTATTACTGCATGGCCTCCAACGGCAATGCCCCAGCACCAAGCCCAGGGGTGAAAGTTGCTGTGAAGG TTCCAGTGTCCCTGCCTCGCCTGACTGTCAGCGCGGCCAGCGCCTGGGCCGCCATCGGGGACGTGGTGGAGATCCGGTGCGAGTCACCCCGCGGCTCGGCCCCCATCCTCTATCGGTTTCATCACGAGGGGGCTGTTCTGGGGAACAGGATGGTCAATTCCCAGGGGCCGGGATCCCTCGCTCTGAATGTGACGTCTGAGCGGGATTCTGGGACCTACTTCTGCGAGGCTGATAATGGCATGGCCAGTGGCCCCCAGCGCAGCGCCTCCTTCCACCTCTCTGTGCTCG TGCCCGTGTCCGGGGCCACCATCGCCGCGGATCGCATGGGGCCAGAGGTCATGGCTGGAGAAAGCCTGAATCTCAGCTGCTCGGTGGAGTCCGGCACCGCCCCCCTGTTCAAGTGGCTTCACAATgctgaggagctggctgcagTCTCGGGGCTTGGCCAGCCCACGGCTGTGGGGCACACGCTGCATTTCGGGTCTGTACAGCTGGGCCATGGAGGGAATTACCAGTGCATTGCCAGCAACCAGCTCAGCCCCCAGAGAGTCTTCCAGGCCCCCAGCGAGATCCTGGCCATCACCGTGAAAG AGCACGCAAGCCCCCGGGTGGCTGTGCCTGTGACTGTCTCCTTCCTGTTCCTGATGGGTGTCACTGCGGCTCTGGTGTTCTACTTCAAGTGCTGGAAGAAAGCAG AAGGAATGGTTTTCAGTGCCCCGGAGAG GGACACACGGCTCCCAGCCCAGCATGAACCCCCTGGCCAGGGGCTTCCTCCACTGGGGAGCTTGGGCCTCCATGCTGAGGAGCCATCTTACGGCAATG TGTGTCCCCTGAAGCCGGAGAGTGGAGATGTGGAGTATACAGTTGTCAACATCAAGAAAAGAAGTGTGG ATAAACCCAAGGGAACTCTGCCAAGGGACAAC GAGGAATACTGTGTCAGCTACTCTGTGCTTGCGGACCCCAAGCCCACCTGGGAGTCAGCCGCAGGAGTGAGGTCTCCACAAGGGGGATCCCTACCCGCCAATgacatttatgaaaatgttccCCACCTGTGA
- the LOC102940399 gene encoding Fc receptor-like protein 2 isoform X5 yields MLGRAELLVLALGLAATAQKATLTLNPPWSTVFRGQSVTLTCSTSRSPGRSFSWYHNDKSFRNTVKNSFRIEKTKMSDAGRYQCKAPGSGQSDPVLLTISEKWLILQAPYYAVFEGDPLHLRCYGWKGAKVSGIKYYRNETFVTPPYVNSELSIKQARTSDSGKYHCTGSMKTILMITEEISPAVFISVQELFSSPVLRAAGSGDPTEGSPVTLRCVTELNPQKSDTLLQRFFYKDSRDLGGSRSSIDYHIPVAGLQDSGYYHCVVRTVTSSVWKWSPKLKIAVKRIPVSRVSMEVQPLGGQVMEGERLVLNCSVSLGTGPITFSWHRKGSSQALRTETQVSQRLVYEIPAATETDTGEYYCMASNGNAPAPSPGVKVAVKVPVSLPRLTVSAASAWAAIGDVVEIRCESPRGSAPILYRFHHEGAVLGNRMVNSQGPGSLALNVTSERDSGTYFCEADNGMASGPQRSASFHLSVLVPVSGATIAADRMGPEVMAGESLNLSCSVESGTAPLFKWLHNAEELAAVSGLGQPTAVGHTLHFGSVQLGHGGNYQCIASNQLSPQRVFQAPSEILAITVKEHASPRVAVPVTVSFLFLMGVTAALVFYFKCWKKAEGMVFSAPERDTRLPAQHEPPGQGLPPLGSLGLHAEEPSYGNVCPLKPESGDVEYTVVNIKKRSVDKPKGTLPRDNPDCLVNPSLPCLACRAWNEACPWLVPSALGLTSQSREGGKCSGSA; encoded by the exons ATGCTGGGGAGGGCAGAGCTGCTTGTGCTGG CCCTTGGCCTAGCTG CGACTGCACAAAAGGCCACGCTGACCCTTAACCCTCCATGGAGCACAGTGTTTAGGGGGCAGAGCGTTACTCTGACGTGCAGCACATCCCGCTCTCCTGGACGGAGTTTCTCATGGTATCACAACGACAAGTCATTCAGAAACACAGTAAAAAACAGCTTCAGAATTGAAAAGACAAAGATGAGTGATGCAGGTAGATACCAGTGCAAGGCTCCTGGCTCCGGGCAAAGCGACCCCGTTCTGCTGACCATTTCTGAAA AGTGGCTGATTCTCCAGGCCCCTTACTATGCTGTGTTCGAAGGGGACCCACTGCACCTGAGGTGCTACGGATGGAAGGGAGCAAAGGTATCTGGgataaaatattacagaaacGAAACATTCGTTACTCCACCCTATGTGAACTCAGAGCTGTCCATCAAACAAGCAAGGACAAGTGACAGTGGCAAATATCACTGCACAGGATCAATGAAAACTATATTAATGATTACTGAAGAAATTTCTCCTGCGGTGTTTATTTCTGTCCAAG AGTTGTTTTCGTCTCCAGTGCTGAGGGCAGCAGGCTCAGGTGACCCCACAGAAGGAAGCCCGGTGACCCTGAGGTGTGTCACAGAGCTCAACCCCCAGAAATCGGACACATTGCTTCAGAGATTCTTCTACAAAGACAGCAGGGACTTGGGAGGATCTAGGAGCTCCATTGACTACCACATCCCAGTGGCAGGGCTACAGGACTCAGGATATTACCATTGTGTGGTGCGGACGGTGACCTCAAGTGTATGGAAATGGAGTCCCAAGTTAAAGATTGCTGTTAAAC GAATCCCAGTGTCCCGAGTCTCCATGGAGGTCCAGCCCCTCGGGGGGCAGGTGATGGAAGGGGAGAGGCTGGTGCTGAACTGCTCTGTGTCTCTGGGCACGGGGCCAATCACCTTCTCCTGGCACCGGAAGGGCTCCAGTCAGGCTCTGAGGACAGAGACTCAGGTCTCACAGAGGCTTGTCTATGAGATTCCTGCAGCCACGGAGACCGACACGGGGGAGTATTACTGCATGGCCTCCAACGGCAATGCCCCAGCACCAAGCCCAGGGGTGAAAGTTGCTGTGAAGG TTCCAGTGTCCCTGCCTCGCCTGACTGTCAGCGCGGCCAGCGCCTGGGCCGCCATCGGGGACGTGGTGGAGATCCGGTGCGAGTCACCCCGCGGCTCGGCCCCCATCCTCTATCGGTTTCATCACGAGGGGGCTGTTCTGGGGAACAGGATGGTCAATTCCCAGGGGCCGGGATCCCTCGCTCTGAATGTGACGTCTGAGCGGGATTCTGGGACCTACTTCTGCGAGGCTGATAATGGCATGGCCAGTGGCCCCCAGCGCAGCGCCTCCTTCCACCTCTCTGTGCTCG TGCCCGTGTCCGGGGCCACCATCGCCGCGGATCGCATGGGGCCAGAGGTCATGGCTGGAGAAAGCCTGAATCTCAGCTGCTCGGTGGAGTCCGGCACCGCCCCCCTGTTCAAGTGGCTTCACAATgctgaggagctggctgcagTCTCGGGGCTTGGCCAGCCCACGGCTGTGGGGCACACGCTGCATTTCGGGTCTGTACAGCTGGGCCATGGAGGGAATTACCAGTGCATTGCCAGCAACCAGCTCAGCCCCCAGAGAGTCTTCCAGGCCCCCAGCGAGATCCTGGCCATCACCGTGAAAG AGCACGCAAGCCCCCGGGTGGCTGTGCCTGTGACTGTCTCCTTCCTGTTCCTGATGGGTGTCACTGCGGCTCTGGTGTTCTACTTCAAGTGCTGGAAGAAAGCAG AAGGAATGGTTTTCAGTGCCCCGGAGAG GGACACACGGCTCCCAGCCCAGCATGAACCCCCTGGCCAGGGGCTTCCTCCACTGGGGAGCTTGGGCCTCCATGCTGAGGAGCCATCTTACGGCAATG TGTGTCCCCTGAAGCCGGAGAGTGGAGATGTGGAGTATACAGTTGTCAACATCAAGAAAAGAAGTGTGG ATAAACCCAAGGGAACTCTGCCAAGGGACAAC CCTGACTGCCTCGTTAACCCTTCACTCCCCTGCTTGGCATGTAGGGCATGGAATGAAGCTTGTCCCTGGCTGGTGCCCTCTGCGTTGGGACTGACAAGCCAGAGCAGAGAAGGAGGCAAATGCTCTGGGTCTGCCTAG
- the LOC102940399 gene encoding Fc receptor-like protein 3 isoform X4 has protein sequence MLGRAELLVLALGLAATAQKATLTLNPPWSTVFRGQSVTLTCSTSRSPGRSFSWYHNDKSFRNTVKNSFRIEKTKMSDAGRYQCKAPGSGQSDPVLLTISEKWLILQAPYYAVFEGDPLHLRCYGWKGAKVSGIKYYRNETFVTPPYVNSELSIKQARTSDSGKYHCTGSMKTILMITEEISPAVFISVQELFSSPVLRAAGSGDPTEGSPVTLRCVTELNPQKSDTLLQRFFYKDSRDLGGSRSSIDYHIPVAGLQDSGYYHCVVRTVTSSVWKWSPKLKIAVKLPVSLPRLTVSAASAWAAIGDVVEIRCESPRGSAPILYRFHHEGAVLGNRMVNSQGPGSLALNVTSERDSGTYFCEADNGMASGPQRSASFHLSVLVPVSGATIAADRMGPEVMAGESLNLSCSVESGTAPLFKWLHNAEELAAVSGLGQPTAVGHTLHFGSVQLGHGGNYQCIASNQLSPQRVFQAPSEILAITVKEHASPRVAVPVTVSFLFLMGVTAALVFYFKCWKKAEGMVFSAPERDTRLPAQHEPPGQGLPPLGSLGLHAEEPSYGNVCPLKPESGDVEYTVVNIKKRSVDKPKGTLPRDNEEYCVSYSVLADPKPTWESAAGVRSPQGGSLPANDIYENVPHL, from the exons ATGCTGGGGAGGGCAGAGCTGCTTGTGCTGG CCCTTGGCCTAGCTG CGACTGCACAAAAGGCCACGCTGACCCTTAACCCTCCATGGAGCACAGTGTTTAGGGGGCAGAGCGTTACTCTGACGTGCAGCACATCCCGCTCTCCTGGACGGAGTTTCTCATGGTATCACAACGACAAGTCATTCAGAAACACAGTAAAAAACAGCTTCAGAATTGAAAAGACAAAGATGAGTGATGCAGGTAGATACCAGTGCAAGGCTCCTGGCTCCGGGCAAAGCGACCCCGTTCTGCTGACCATTTCTGAAA AGTGGCTGATTCTCCAGGCCCCTTACTATGCTGTGTTCGAAGGGGACCCACTGCACCTGAGGTGCTACGGATGGAAGGGAGCAAAGGTATCTGGgataaaatattacagaaacGAAACATTCGTTACTCCACCCTATGTGAACTCAGAGCTGTCCATCAAACAAGCAAGGACAAGTGACAGTGGCAAATATCACTGCACAGGATCAATGAAAACTATATTAATGATTACTGAAGAAATTTCTCCTGCGGTGTTTATTTCTGTCCAAG AGTTGTTTTCGTCTCCAGTGCTGAGGGCAGCAGGCTCAGGTGACCCCACAGAAGGAAGCCCGGTGACCCTGAGGTGTGTCACAGAGCTCAACCCCCAGAAATCGGACACATTGCTTCAGAGATTCTTCTACAAAGACAGCAGGGACTTGGGAGGATCTAGGAGCTCCATTGACTACCACATCCCAGTGGCAGGGCTACAGGACTCAGGATATTACCATTGTGTGGTGCGGACGGTGACCTCAAGTGTATGGAAATGGAGTCCCAAGTTAAAGATTGCTGTTAAAC TTCCAGTGTCCCTGCCTCGCCTGACTGTCAGCGCGGCCAGCGCCTGGGCCGCCATCGGGGACGTGGTGGAGATCCGGTGCGAGTCACCCCGCGGCTCGGCCCCCATCCTCTATCGGTTTCATCACGAGGGGGCTGTTCTGGGGAACAGGATGGTCAATTCCCAGGGGCCGGGATCCCTCGCTCTGAATGTGACGTCTGAGCGGGATTCTGGGACCTACTTCTGCGAGGCTGATAATGGCATGGCCAGTGGCCCCCAGCGCAGCGCCTCCTTCCACCTCTCTGTGCTCG TGCCCGTGTCCGGGGCCACCATCGCCGCGGATCGCATGGGGCCAGAGGTCATGGCTGGAGAAAGCCTGAATCTCAGCTGCTCGGTGGAGTCCGGCACCGCCCCCCTGTTCAAGTGGCTTCACAATgctgaggagctggctgcagTCTCGGGGCTTGGCCAGCCCACGGCTGTGGGGCACACGCTGCATTTCGGGTCTGTACAGCTGGGCCATGGAGGGAATTACCAGTGCATTGCCAGCAACCAGCTCAGCCCCCAGAGAGTCTTCCAGGCCCCCAGCGAGATCCTGGCCATCACCGTGAAAG AGCACGCAAGCCCCCGGGTGGCTGTGCCTGTGACTGTCTCCTTCCTGTTCCTGATGGGTGTCACTGCGGCTCTGGTGTTCTACTTCAAGTGCTGGAAGAAAGCAG AAGGAATGGTTTTCAGTGCCCCGGAGAG GGACACACGGCTCCCAGCCCAGCATGAACCCCCTGGCCAGGGGCTTCCTCCACTGGGGAGCTTGGGCCTCCATGCTGAGGAGCCATCTTACGGCAATG TGTGTCCCCTGAAGCCGGAGAGTGGAGATGTGGAGTATACAGTTGTCAACATCAAGAAAAGAAGTGTGG ATAAACCCAAGGGAACTCTGCCAAGGGACAAC GAGGAATACTGTGTCAGCTACTCTGTGCTTGCGGACCCCAAGCCCACCTGGGAGTCAGCCGCAGGAGTGAGGTCTCCACAAGGGGGATCCCTACCCGCCAATgacatttatgaaaatgttccCCACCTGTGA